CCTGCACGAGACGGATACTCAGGGCGTACACACTTGGGATTATGTAAGCTGGGTGGGGCTCTACCCTAAGAGTCTTTTAGCATGCCTGCAAGATGATTAAGGGCTTCAGCAAGGGTGTTTAACTTGTGCTTTATTTTATACCTTTTTGAAATTATTTTTAATTAAAGGGGAAGGAAAAGAGTAAAAGTTGGAAATACAGGCAAAAATAAAATATTAAAATTATTGAATTCTAGTTTTGTATTTAACAACAGATAATTGAAATTGAATTTAACAAATACAAAGCAAAGCTTTGCTTTGCAAATCTTGAATTCAATAAACAATATATAGCTTCAATTTTCTTTTAAAACTCTAAACGAGTTTTAAAAGAAACTTTAAAAGACCATTTTTCAAAATTGCTACAAGTAGCGAAAAATCAACACAAACAAGATGTTTTCAAACCAAGTAATGTAACCGTAATCTCACCGAAAGGTTACAGTAATCTCACCGAAAGGTTACAGTAATCTCACCGCAATTATTCTCTATCAATAATTACATACTCAACTTTCTTGTTTGTTTTAATATTGTCTTTATGCTGTTTTTTGATTGATACAGTCCAGCCATAAAAGTTATTCATGCTTTTTAAAAATGTTCTTACTTTCGACCTATATACTTTTTTAGTAGACTCACTATAGTTATCGAAATCATTAAAAACTTTACGACAAATATTATCTAAAAGTATCTTCTTGCCCTTTGTGTGCTGCCAGATGCAGCTTGATAAATAACTGTAAACAAGAATGGATAAACTATCTTTAATCTGTCTCAAATCTGACATGTTTACATAAGTAAAATGAGAACTTAATATAGCTGCTGCGCTTTTTGAATTAATCGATATTATTAGCTCTCCAGTATCTTTATCAGTCTGATAGTCTAACATTTTCATCGAATATCTTGATCCATTTTCGTCAACAAAGAAAACAACACCTGCCAAGCGATCCAGATAATTACATAAGCTGGAATAAGTATCGCCACCCTTCTTATACCCAGCAGCAGTATAAATATTTTCGGCTTTACATCTAATGTAAATAATGGGATCAAAAATATCTTTATCATTATCAGTTAGCATAAATATGCCTGATCTAATCTTTTTGATTGACTCTGTTTCAGCATCATTTTCAATAACCTTGCCTATATTTTGGTGTGTGCATAAAGACAAGATTGCTAAAAACATCTTTTTATCATTGCCGTTCAAAAAATCGAAAGACTTGATAGTTAAAGTAATTCCTTTATGTTCAATAACTTCCTTATAGTATCTCAGGCTATTATGAGTCTGCCAAACTTGAAACAACTTTATGTAAGTGAAAATTGGACTTACTTTGATAGAATCTTTTTCTTTTTTTAAATTTATTTTTTTATTATTTTTCTTTAACTCTGTTACCATAATTAATCTTTTTCCTTTTATCTTTTTCTGTTCTTCTCTCTTCTAATTCTTGCTTCATCGATTGTTTCTCGATTTTTTTAAAAGTACACGCAGCTATGTCGGGAATATTTGAGCTAATACGCTTATATAAAAAAACTTCTTTATTATTAGAAAAATTAGCCTTAGGCATTGCTAAAGCACAGTAATGCTTCTTCTCATCGTCTTTTAAATTTAAAAGCCCGTAGTCCAAGAAGACACTATCAGCAACATTACCAACAACTGCGTTCCACTTACTATGGTCGACAAGAACTGCGCTACCTTTGCATGCAAACTGACTTAAATCTGAACTTTTTCCGGCTTCCTTACTACTATGATGTGTAAAGCCAACGATAATATTAAACTTTTTCGCAATGGTAATAATTTGCTTTGTAACTATATCCATTTCACTACCGTCTAACTCATTTTTGTTGTGGAAACACCTAAATGTATCAAGAAAAAGTATGTCGTATTTAGCGGCATAGTAACTTAAATATTCGGCCCAGTACGTACTCATTATGTCTGGAGTTTCATTGTATAAATCATTAACAACAAAGTTATTACATATTAAATCTAGTTGTTCATCATTTAATTTACTTAAAAAATTGTAGTCACGATGCCAGCTTGGTGCGTCCGGGTCTTCAACCGGAAAATAAGCAGCTTTAACATTACTAATTGTT
Above is a genomic segment from Endozoicomonas euniceicola containing:
- the repC gene encoding replication protein C, IncQ-type: MVTELKKNNKKINLKKEKDSIKVSPIFTYIKLFQVWQTHNSLRYYKEVIEHKGITLTIKSFDFLNGNDKKMFLAILSLCTHQNIGKVIENDAETESIKKIRSGIFMLTDNDKDIFDPIIYIRCKAENIYTAAGYKKGGDTYSSLCNYLDRLAGVVFFVDENGSRYSMKMLDYQTDKDTGELIISINSKSAAAILSSHFTYVNMSDLRQIKDSLSILVYSYLSSCIWQHTKGKKILLDNICRKVFNDFDNYSESTKKVYRSKVRTFLKSMNNFYGWTVSIKKQHKDNIKTNKKVEYVIIDRE
- a CDS encoding helicase RepA family protein, which produces MFSHEEQLLNNNKIITTTSEITRNERDLRLRARAKPKPIETLLLGAPRGIMASFVGIGAIGKSTLVQQMLLEACGYTLTNTGLRGTISNVKAAYFPVEDPDAPSWHRDYNFLSKLNDEQLDLICNNFVVNDLYNETPDIMSTYWAEYLSYYAAKYDILFLDTFRCFHNKNELDGSEMDIVTKQIITIAKKFNIIVGFTHHSSKEAGKSSDLSQFACKGSAVLVDHSKWNAVVGNVADSVFLDYGLLNLKDDEKKHYCALAMPKANFSNNKEVFLYKRISSNIPDIAACTFKKIEKQSMKQELEERRTEKDKRKKINYGNRVKEK